A window from Gemmatimonadota bacterium encodes these proteins:
- a CDS encoding M28 family peptidase gives MSAIERICRRWSLLGTIAVLVTSVGPGTALAAQQSVPPNPLGQPLLDASGNLREDAFIHIPLRPEDSRYADIQGERLKTILLEVDAISLSDRDAGNVFWGRNVGTAGHEAIQDWVESYFRENGLEDVHRQPFDLRPQWAPRSWEVTFISGAETFTLESARPPQGAPSTPPGGLEFELVWVGTGSDADYLGRDVAGKAVLIHDIPRPGTLRHTLRTEGAVARAYERGAAAVGIVYGISDNFAVWQRTGDGPGFNVGYADGMRLRDRLGRGQRVTVRLQMESEMLAGLSAASVWGTLPGISDEEVLVIAHMDGYFQSALDNASGLAVMMGLVEHFSKVPRAQRRRTIRFLGSVGHHGGPGTSWLHDNRETALANTVFAINLEHVAVTRTKYWGPNLRMMNAVSPMRWWLYSSPAALHIVLDAFNRFNVGVTADLEPGASGEMGRMARDVPSMQVITSPEIKHTEQDTPEWIPAVGLEQIARAYAKIIDELNTLERSQIAPEIGL, from the coding sequence ATGTCAGCCATTGAGCGCATCTGTCGTCGGTGGAGTCTGTTGGGCACGATCGCAGTTCTGGTCACGTCCGTCGGGCCCGGGACCGCACTAGCGGCCCAACAGAGCGTGCCGCCCAACCCGTTGGGACAACCCTTGCTCGATGCGTCAGGCAACCTGCGCGAGGACGCGTTCATCCACATCCCGCTTCGCCCCGAGGACTCCCGATACGCGGATATCCAGGGGGAGCGCCTGAAGACGATCCTACTGGAAGTCGATGCCATCTCTCTGTCGGACCGCGACGCCGGCAACGTCTTCTGGGGTCGCAACGTCGGCACCGCCGGACACGAAGCTATCCAGGACTGGGTCGAGAGCTACTTCCGCGAGAACGGGCTGGAGGACGTGCACCGCCAACCGTTCGACCTGCGCCCGCAGTGGGCTCCCCGCAGTTGGGAAGTCACGTTCATCTCCGGCGCAGAGACGTTCACGCTGGAGTCGGCACGTCCGCCGCAGGGCGCCCCGTCGACTCCGCCGGGCGGCCTGGAGTTCGAGCTCGTGTGGGTCGGAACGGGGAGTGACGCCGACTACCTTGGACGCGACGTCGCGGGCAAGGCGGTGTTGATTCACGACATTCCGAGACCGGGCACGCTGCGGCACACGCTTCGTACCGAGGGCGCGGTGGCTCGCGCCTATGAGAGGGGTGCCGCCGCCGTAGGCATCGTCTACGGGATCTCGGACAACTTCGCCGTTTGGCAACGCACCGGCGACGGGCCAGGCTTCAACGTGGGCTATGCCGACGGCATGCGGCTGCGTGACAGGCTCGGCCGAGGCCAACGGGTGACTGTCCGACTGCAAATGGAGAGCGAGATGCTCGCGGGCCTGTCAGCCGCCAGCGTTTGGGGCACGCTGCCTGGCATCAGCGACGAAGAGGTCCTCGTGATCGCTCACATGGACGGGTACTTCCAGTCGGCGCTCGATAATGCGTCGGGGCTGGCGGTCATGATGGGGCTCGTGGAGCACTTTTCCAAAGTCCCACGCGCCCAGCGAAGGCGGACCATTCGCTTTCTGGGCTCCGTGGGTCACCACGGCGGGCCAGGTACGAGCTGGCTTCACGACAACCGTGAGACCGCCCTCGCGAACACCGTGTTCGCGATCAACCTGGAGCACGTGGCCGTGACAAGGACGAAGTATTGGGGTCCGAACCTCCGCATGATGAATGCGGTCTCCCCCATGCGCTGGTGGTTGTATAGCAGCCCGGCCGCATTGCACATCGTGCTCGATGCCTTCAACCGCTTCAACGTCGGGGTCACCGCGGATCTGGAGCCGGGCGCCTCGGGCGAGATGGGGAGGATGGCCCGGGACGTGCCGTCCATGCAGGTGATCACGTCACCGGAGATCAAGCACACCGAGCAGGACACACCCGAATGGATTCCGGCTGTAGGTCTGGAGCAGATCGCTCGCGCCTACGCGAAGATCATCGATGAGCTGAATACGCTCGAGCGGTCACAGATCGCGCCTGAGATCGGCCTGTAG
- a CDS encoding carboxypeptidase regulatory-like domain-containing protein: MTGSVVDSSNQPIRGVLVFMDEGPGSDTTGAVGAFRLEGITPGTHMLNVRKAGFAPRTFRLVFAPNEPDRRDVGGIVLQDGPDPTATIVGQVTAGVGGQPLGGAVVELNGDRIALTDDDGFFLVRDVTIAWGSNRLEVHHLSFTDASDEFWIANLNETLEFFVSLDVQPIELSGIVVETAPTLNEIRMRPFYERRGKGYGHFITREDIEANDRNTFTELLRGIPGVRVEYGGPYGIQVYLTRSPGSRSQCPSPVVYLDGMLIVNTGEAVDLNTLVTPEQIEGIELYGSLNVPIQFNRSGSTCGVIAIWSR, translated from the coding sequence GTGACCGGCTCCGTGGTCGACTCCTCGAATCAACCGATCAGGGGGGTCCTCGTCTTCATGGACGAAGGGCCTGGCTCAGACACGACGGGTGCGGTCGGAGCGTTTCGACTGGAAGGCATTACTCCCGGCACGCATATGCTGAACGTTCGCAAGGCGGGATTCGCGCCGCGCACGTTTCGCCTGGTATTTGCACCAAACGAGCCGGACCGCCGTGATGTCGGCGGCATCGTGCTCCAGGACGGACCCGATCCGACAGCCACCATTGTGGGTCAGGTAACCGCAGGGGTCGGTGGGCAACCGCTTGGGGGCGCCGTGGTGGAACTCAACGGCGACCGCATCGCGCTCACCGATGACGACGGCTTCTTTCTTGTCCGCGACGTAACTATCGCTTGGGGCAGCAACCGGCTCGAGGTGCATCACCTTTCCTTTACAGATGCGAGCGACGAGTTCTGGATAGCCAACCTGAACGAGACGCTCGAGTTCTTCGTGTCCCTCGACGTTCAGCCGATCGAGCTTTCTGGGATCGTTGTCGAGACTGCACCCACGCTGAACGAGATCAGAATGAGGCCGTTTTACGAGCGGCGAGGAAAGGGGTATGGGCACTTCATTACCCGCGAGGACATCGAGGCAAACGATCGGAACACCTTCACCGAACTGTTGCGTGGTATCCCCGGGGTGCGTGTGGAATACGGGGGGCCCTACGGTATTCAGGTCTACTTAACCCGCTCTCCGGGGAGCCGAAGTCAGTGTCCGTCCCCCGTGGTCTATCTCGATGGAATGCTCATAGTAAACACAGGCGAGGCCGTTGACCTCAACACTCTCGTGACACCCGAGCAGATAGAAGGGATCGAGCTGTACGGGAGCCTCAATGTGCCCATACAGTTCAACAGGAGTGGCAGTACGTGCGGTGTCATCGCGATCTGGTCGCGATGA
- a CDS encoding M28 family peptidase, whose product MHASVRKSRPRVDVPRRALLLVALIGSLPWGASAAQIDPGQDAWFGLPLPPGLQPHTPPAIIGDRGPVPATVPPGEEGHRELEGARIQRDLETIVAFSRQSRQRREVGDGQLWGRITGFPSGAETVAWATEQFRAAGISEVELQAFDQASDASFWLPLRWEVRLMGDRVFGTGSEDVVLETAMPLSTSEIEGGSLTAPLLFVGTASPAELVHIDVVGKVAVQHVRPQAHTVFERTPAVPRAQDLMSRGAVAVITVIDQPGNGRARDFSNCGGPCFNLGGRDGFFLERVMDGAAQAGTLGQLRVRLSLEVERRSGLEAQNGVAIIRGSESDESIILNAHADGWFDAAGDNADGLSVLLALARHFAQPENRPARTLVFVASAGHHSPGLNGPRNFVAMNPELAESTVLVLNIEHVAQRNLSRARSLFDDGYREYIADSGEAPIVAGVTNRSPFLEDLFRRGVTRYGTNFVSGGSSMASGEGGGYRSLDVPIVTTMQAPPLYHTSGEVLETISTPGLERMARFLAFFIKEVDRAPLNEIDP is encoded by the coding sequence ATGCATGCCTCGGTAAGGAAGAGCCGGCCTCGCGTGGACGTCCCTCGACGCGCTCTACTTCTCGTCGCGCTGATCGGCTCGCTTCCATGGGGAGCCTCCGCGGCCCAGATCGACCCGGGGCAAGACGCTTGGTTCGGTCTTCCCCTGCCGCCGGGGCTTCAACCTCACACGCCGCCGGCGATCATCGGTGACCGTGGACCCGTGCCGGCGACCGTGCCCCCGGGGGAGGAAGGGCACCGCGAGCTCGAAGGTGCACGAATCCAACGGGACCTGGAGACGATCGTCGCGTTCTCCCGGCAGAGTCGTCAACGTCGCGAGGTGGGAGACGGACAACTCTGGGGGCGCATCACCGGCTTCCCGTCTGGCGCGGAGACCGTAGCCTGGGCCACCGAGCAGTTCAGAGCCGCGGGCATTTCGGAAGTCGAGCTGCAAGCGTTCGATCAAGCCTCAGACGCATCCTTCTGGTTGCCGCTGCGGTGGGAAGTGCGACTCATGGGGGACCGCGTGTTCGGCACGGGAAGCGAAGACGTCGTCCTCGAGACCGCGATGCCTCTCTCAACTTCCGAGATAGAGGGCGGCAGCCTGACGGCGCCCCTGCTGTTCGTGGGGACGGCCAGCCCGGCCGAGCTCGTACACATCGATGTCGTGGGAAAGGTGGCTGTCCAACATGTCAGGCCGCAGGCCCACACGGTCTTCGAGCGGACTCCCGCAGTGCCGAGGGCCCAAGATCTCATGAGTCGAGGAGCCGTCGCGGTCATCACCGTGATCGACCAGCCCGGCAATGGCCGCGCGCGGGATTTCAGCAATTGCGGCGGTCCATGCTTCAACCTCGGCGGTCGGGACGGGTTCTTTCTCGAGCGCGTCATGGACGGGGCGGCCCAAGCCGGCACGCTGGGTCAGCTGCGTGTCCGCCTCAGCCTGGAGGTGGAGCGCCGGTCGGGCCTCGAAGCGCAGAACGGCGTCGCCATCATCCGTGGCAGCGAGAGCGATGAGAGCATCATTCTCAATGCCCACGCGGACGGTTGGTTCGACGCGGCCGGAGACAACGCGGACGGCTTGTCGGTGCTGCTCGCGTTGGCTCGGCACTTCGCCCAGCCCGAGAACCGGCCCGCGCGAACGCTCGTGTTCGTCGCGAGTGCGGGTCACCATTCGCCGGGCCTGAACGGTCCACGAAACTTCGTCGCGATGAACCCGGAGCTCGCGGAGAGCACCGTGCTCGTCCTCAACATCGAGCACGTCGCGCAGCGGAACTTGTCCAGGGCCCGCAGCCTGTTCGACGACGGCTACCGGGAGTACATCGCGGACTCGGGCGAAGCGCCGATCGTCGCGGGTGTCACCAATCGCTCGCCGTTTCTGGAGGACCTCTTCCGGCGCGGAGTCACGCGTTACGGGACCAATTTCGTTTCCGGCGGCTCCTCGATGGCGAGCGGCGAGGGGGGCGGATACAGGTCGCTCGATGTGCCGATCGTCACCACGATGCAGGCGCCCCCGCTGTACCACACCAGCGGTGAGGTGCTGGAGACGATCTCCACTCCGGGTCTGGAGCGCATGGCGCGCTTCCTCGCGTTTTTCATCAAGGAAGTAGATCGTGCTCCGCTGAACGAAATCGATCCGTAG